Within Anopheles ziemanni chromosome 2, idAnoZiCoDA_A2_x.2, whole genome shotgun sequence, the genomic segment CAGATTGAAGTATTATCTTTGGAATGACATTAAAGGAAATTTCGTTAAAAATTTTCCCACATACTTTTTTGTAAAGAAAATTCTTCCCGTAGAATGGATTTGTTCATCAAAATCTCAACTCTTTGACATTAAATTAGTCCACCCCAAATCAGCGTTGTACGtggatgaatttaaatttcaacgaTCCATCCCGCAGAAGAATTCAATTCCGCCTGGGACCGACATTATGCTGCTCATTATTCATCGCACATCATCCGCGTCCCGTGCCGGTGCAGAATTGTGGCAGGCTTTTCCTTCCCCATCGCAGGCGACCTTTACCACGAACGAGAACAagtgaaaacacacaaaaattgGCCAACCACTAGGTTTTGGTGGGGGAAGGTTTTTAGCTCAGTATTAGGGAAAATGTATTCGTTTTTACTGTTCTCTTTCGCGACCCCAATTCGGTGCAGGATCTATGTTTTCTATGCGCGCAGCAAATCAGCGATCCCGAATTCATCTGGTTTGATTGATTACCGAAAGATGGATTTTTCATGTGGAAGTTTTTCGTGCAAAAGAGGAGGctgtggggaaaaaaaacatcacatcaacaaacacacatcaaaagcaaaaccgcacacatacacacggcctaccaagttttttttcctcctgccAGCGTAAAAACAacgttcgaaaaaaaaacattgccaAATAACGCCGCTGTCTTTTGCCATCGGAATTTTCCTCCGAAGCAAATAGTATGGCCGCTGGTGGCGGAAAATCCCCCTTTCCGGACCTCTGTGTCACCGTGTTTTCGTTATGAGTTCCCGTGATCCACTTTACCGGACACATTTTTTCCACATCCTTCATCCTTTTTcatccttccctttttttgctcTCGTAGCTCGACGCTCGGTCGTGTTTGTGATTAAAAAACGTGCCCTTAAAAATGGCCGACCGAATTTCGACCATCGGGTGAGGTCACCCTGAACGGGAAAGCATTCCACCGAGTTTGTGTACGTTTGTTTCAGCCTCCTCCCAACCGGTCTTCCCTTGGCTTTATCTTAACTGCCCACAAGCAGGCGTTCTCCGGGCATCAAAAGCGGGCTTGGGTGCATTCGGATCGATACAGGATGTTGTTTCTTCGGTCggataattgaattaaaattcatcGACATCGGACGTTGGTGTGGTTTTGCGACCGGCCATTGCATCGGCCCCCGGCATTGCATTCCGTACTAATTGCCCACGATCGATGGCGGaacggaaccgaaccgaaaagtGGGCCAGGCGAAGCTCCCAAAAACAGCGCCACAATCAACGTTAACAACAACGTTGTAGAGCTGTCCTTGTTCTTTCTACTAGCTTGCTTTACCTCCCTCGTTACTCCAAAAACGTACCGGACGCCATGTTGGAAACGGTGTATCAATTAGTGCAATTGATCGGTACTTCTTCAGTGGCCTTCAACAAATTGACCGACACAAACTCGGAAGCACTATCCTATGCGGGTAATTATGATGAGCTgctaatgaataaaataaacagacaGATGCGGTTAACAAAAATCCGATAAAAACCCTTTATAGTTCGAACCAATCGAACCAATTGGGTGGAATggatgaaaagcaaaaaagaccTACCCCGGGGCATAATTATGACAATTGACACACCATTTTAAATCCATTAGCATAAATTTACTTTGGCTACAAATtgagggtcctttccttcccgCCGCAAACGCCGCCCTCCATGGCAATATTTACTTGAACATAATTAATTAacatcaattattttcgttctttGGGTAGTTTTTTTGCGAAAAGTGTATTTTAcccgtgaaaaaaaaacagaacgatCGTTTGTGTTCTGTGGAAATTGTTTACGGTTTGGTACAATAAATAACACTCACACTATGAATCATTCAAACGTGCTACAAAGTTTCACCGACCTATAGCTTCATTaaacattgaaatgaaatgttacCATTTCGTTGGAACTTTCTGTGGTAATTTCCAAGTCAATTGAAACACatgttaaacaattttatccATGTGCACTGGGGTACCTCAAACATGAATCATCGAGAGTGCCATTTACATAATGGCCACCGTCTCTATTTCGCTTCGGCCACGCACCGGACAGACGGACGAAAATTCCCGCCCCTCCCGGTGGAAATGCTAATCACGTGAATATTTATACCGTTACGCACCGTTACGCCAGACCTCGGTGATTTAGGTGACTGACCGCCTGAACCAACTGCCGGACGGAACTGCATTTCATAAACGGCCGTATCATAAACCCCagatttttcgttttgtttcgttttgtgttttgttttttttttgttctttccgcTTATCCGCTGTGCATAGATTTTATTGTTTCCACACCCCCACTCCCTCCCGTATATTGTATCCACTTGCACTTCCCGCCTTCCCCATGCCAATTCCTCATGCACCCTCCccacaaaagagaaaaaaacagcaagaAAATAACCACCTCCATGTATCCtgattttgcattttctttctttctttctttcccgtGCGTTTTTTGCATCATTCTTTTTCCAGAGTATGGCCGTACCTGCAGCGATATCGGTTGCCTGTCCAGCCAGGTGTGCGTGATGGTCCACGACTCGTGCTCGCTTGGGCAACGCGAGGGTAACGATTGTGGCCGGTACCCGACCTGCAAAAAGAACACCGATCCCAGCGTCAATGCCGGACCGAGTGGTAATTGAACacttcgttgttgttttttcctgcTCCTCTTCGTTCTATCCACTTCTCTCTTCTAAAGCCCCCTTTAAAAGAGTGTTTCTCTTCAAAAGAAAATCTCGACTGCAGGTAGAACGGCGGTCCCACAGGATCGTCACTGAGTCGTTGATGAAACGCGAAAGAAAACTCATGGAAAACGTGAAACAAAACTGAGGACAGAAAGCGGAACAAAAGAAACCGTACGAAAGGTAGAATGTTTTGGCAAAGATCGAAGGCACGAgctgaaagaaagaaaccttGCCACAATTTCGAGAAAACATTTCTTCatggtttcatgtttttcatgGTTGCCATTCTCACCACCATAGCATTGCatggaatttaatatttttatggtTCCAAAAATACTTTATAAGAGTTCATGTGTCGTCTTAAAGTTTAGGCAATTTATGGAATGCTTTACATTAAACATGGAACCAGTGTCCTAAGGACTGGTTTGTTTGGGGATAGTAAGGAACTGGATTGAGTTACGAGTCTTTCCTTGCTCCAATCATGCATGATCTCTAGGTCTACTACTTAAGTCACATGCAACTGATGGGGAATTTCTTAATCACAGGGCATTAAATAGTGTTGTAAATATTGTCACCGACGGTGTATCCTTCCAAGTTCCCTGAGTTTCTACCTCTTCCCCAAGCGAACTCCCGAACCAGTGTCTCAAGCGTCTCTTTCTCTACTCCCCTGGCCTTCCCACCGACCTTCCTTCTCTTGCAGGCGTGCTCAGTCTCAACCCGGCCCCGGACAACACCCGGGTGGTGGGCGGCAAGGACCCGAACTACCCGAACATGCCGATCGACCCGAACTACATCTTCGGCAGCGTCCAGACGACGCGATCGCCCTTCATGAGCAACTACCCGCAGCCGGGCGCTGGCAGTCCGGCCgtcttccagccactctaccCCCCGCTCAACCAGCCCCCGGTCATCCCGCAGGCCCCGTTCAACTTCGGCGCGTCGCCCCACAACCCCTTCTATCCGCACAATCCCAACCCGAATCCCACCTCGACCGAACCGAGCCTCTGGAATCAGTTCCTCTACAACAAGCAGCCGGACAAGCGACCGCGCAGTGGTTCCCCGCGAGCCGCCGGCGCACCGCACAGTCCTCTGCTGCTTCTACTGTTGGCCACCCTGTCCACCGTCCTTCCGCTGCTCCCCGGGAGGAGCCTCTGGCGGCTTAGCACGCAGAGGATCGCTCCTGGAGCCTTATAATTCCCTCTCCCTCCGTGGCACCCTTCCCCTCCCGTTTCCGTTTGCGTACTGCAGCTCTCTTCTCGTCCACACCACACTCCGTTCACTGCCCATTATTAACTTCATCTTGTGAATAACCGTGGAGtaaccaaaaaaaaccgaaacccgCTCCCAAACCGCGGGAGTCGTTGTTTTATCGTTGCAtcatttttgtacattttctaACATACAGGAAAGAGCCCTCTAGCAATTTATTAGACTGTGGAAACTAAATTCGGTACACGGCAGTGGGGGAAAACTCGCACCGAAAGTGGTACGAAATgcgaaaaaaacatatgttattaaAACACAgcacagaacaaaaaaaaaggatgcacTTCCGGTCAGTGTGTAACACGGCACCGTCTAATCACGAAGCACATCCCATCCCATGGTGGACGAAAAACCGACGTGTATGGCCAAAAGCAGCGTATCTGTTAGCAATCAACGAACGAGGAGCGGCTTGTGGAAGCTTACTACTAAAGCCGCTGAGCATCTCACCAGCGAGAGGGTTTAGGGTGgcaaatttgtaaaaatatgaaaatatactgtctttaaaataaaaaaaacacacacaccgagtCCTAACAACAGTTGATCAGCGCACCGAACCAATCTTAACACTGtaagggaaaattgaaaaacaagcaaaaaaaaaaacaaactgcaatCGTTACTTTGCGTCAAGCAAACCCCAGGTGGCCCAACGGCAAACCAAGTAAAATGGTACATTGTAAGAGCACTGAAGCAtaggaaatggagaaaaaaagaaacaaaaacagcaaaataaacTAACACCAATTGTAGCATAcaccacaaaataaacacaagCCGATGGAAATCCGtaaatgaatccattttagcaAGTCAATGCCAtaaaatttgcaaaaaaaaaccgacgaTTGAACGAAGAAAGGGTAAATTACTTTACTAAAACCCAGTGACTAACTAAGATAAATGGTGAAGGGAAAATGTTAGAATGTAGAAAACTctaattaaaaaatggagaaaatttacacaagaaaaaaaacaaacaccagaTGAATTTAACACTGATGGTAAGAAAAGGAGGAAAGAGGAAAACTTTAACAAAACAGCTATTATATCTTCCACTAAACCGTGAAGCTAAAGTTCAAATTACCGAACATATTCAGAACGTACTTCGACACTACACAACACAACAGACGGTCACCACGGTGTGACTTACATTAATGGAATACAggaatactttaaaaaaacatttgcagCTGGCAGgtatatagaaaaaaaaaatggaaaaatcgatGGCCCATAAACTAAACTATCTTCTAGAATCAGAATAATCAGTCGGagaaaagtgaagtgaaaaccCGAAACAGAACTTTGTGTCCATAGAAATAGAACAGAGAAAAATGCAACAAGAACGATTGTTAAGCAGAATTGTCTCCAGTGAACGGAACATTGAAGAAACAAACCCCGAAATATATGCAACtcaagcagcaacagcaaaacaaatgagCGCAGCGCCAACAGCCTTATACCTGATTATGTAGACCGGAATCTACCGGACACAAACCCGGACTGGCCGATCAACGAAAAGCACATAGTTTCACAATCCGAATTTCGCTGAGAATCACGGGCGAAAATATGTGTCAAGTATGTAGAAGGGATCCGTGTACGGCTAAAGTAATACCGGAAAAGGAATGTGGAATATTTGAAGTGAGCAATTTTCTGGTGCAACTAGAAAAATACTGTATCTGGCCGACAAAAAAACTAACGTATCGTGAATGTGTgaaaaaaggtagaaaaaagTAAGCAACAAGGCCGCAGGCTGGGCCAAATGCTGACGAAAATAGAATCTGATCGGTTTGGAGTAGAAAGctagagggaggaaaaaatggcCAAGCCAGCACAGCACAGAGAAGAGGatgtgaaaagtaaaaacaagcaACACAAGGCACACAAAACGATAAAGCAAAGcaatggaaagagaaaaagagagagaaaagtaagaatgaataaaacagacaacagcaaaactaaagaaaaaaaaagaaatctagCGAAAAACCTGAACtgatagaaaaagaaacaaacacggtTGGAATTCTGGTCGCTCCAGGTGAATGGCTTCGGATGTTGCAgcaaagaagggaaaaacccCCCCGAAGGAATAACCTTTCTCCGAGAGTAGGTCAAGAATGGAACACAAACGCAGACAGGCACACGTACCGAGGTGCACcccgaaccgaaaccgatGCTTTATGGTGCGGTTTTATCCGACGGTGAGTTTCCGGGAAAAGCTGCCCCAGCGTGGAGGACGATAATCCCGCGCCGACGGCCAAAAACCAGAATGGGAACCTAATGCTAAAGGATCATCGTGTCGAGAATCAAAGCCGTGCGGAGCGCCCGGGAGGCAGGTTGTGGCCCCGATGTTCAGATGACATAATTCCGTAAGTCCTCTGTAAACACGGTGAATTAACTTACTGGCAGGACCGGGTTAGAACGGTTAACCCGGGCGGACGGTTGGTAGCAAAATACTAGCAGTGTGCTTTTTCTtgcccctttttttcctttttaggACGAGTAGTGTCTTCCTTTCGAAAGGTAAATCCAACCGTAAATTTTTGCCCTTCTTTTTTAAGCTTCATATCGTGAAGCAATATCCCTTGCTAAGTTGTTTTTCAGTCTGAATTATTGAAGAAACGATTATCTCAGTTATCATTGAAAATACGGTCattaacgtttttcttttctgataCTGTATAAGCAAGAAATGTTCGTAACTTCGTTCGTAACCACAAGCAAGGTTAAATTGGGATTATTATTGACTGTTTAAATTTAGTATCCATGGTCACAATGCAAACTAGCGATCGAATCATGTAAAAATTCAGtcgaaacataaacaatattGGCCGAAAACACAGCAGGCGCAGTTCCAGTATATTCCTTTTACCCGGAGTGAACCAGAAATCCAACCGAATGCAACGATCATGTAAATAAATCCTTCGTAGAGCGATAAAACAGCGGAGCGCACCGATGTGAAGAATGTTAGAGAAACGAAATCATAAAtgcataaacattttcattgcaGTCATTATTCTAGCGTACGcgtttttcattatttgacCATAAGAAATCACCCGTTTCCTGTCTGTTTCCTTGTTTACATAGTCTCTAAGAGGGGAATCGTACTTTATACTCTACTATTTAAGACTTGTTcatatttatgtttcttttgtgtttACGTCTATGTTGCACATTGTGAACGTCCAGTTTCATTTCTTGTAGTTTTTTAAGTTCTAAAAACAACCTGGAAATGCCACCTCGTTGGGATGTATTTTTGGATCTGTCTGCACGGAAAAAACACCCGAGCTTGGAGCTCCATTTTGTaagaaattattattaaaatctTTAGCCCCCCGGAACTATTCGTGcgcaaaaatcaaaaatacaATCATCTTCTGGCGTGTGTCAATCAGTAGTTGCTAAGTACAAACCGATTGGtggaacacaaacacacacacacacacacacaaacattcaaaaatcatcaaaaaccaATGAATCATTTTGGCGAAAATCTAAAACTGGAAATGCGCTCGGAAAACCTTCCCGCATTTAATTGGTTTTCAAGTgcaggttttttgtttgtattccGATTCCGTTGTTGCTTTTTACCCGTAtgtgttgtttctttctttgtaCCCGCTTTCTGTCGCAATGTTTCGTTTCTGTGCTTTTGTatcattgtatttttttaagctCCTCATTTCGTGAGTCTTTGatccaaattttattttattttttatattttaatgttgAACCTCAACTTCACGCTTTTCGATCACCCCTTCCTCGTCCTTTGCTATGTCCGGCCGATCTTCCTTGCAGCGGGAGCAAGCAACGTGTACAACAACGGTCCACGTCCGTCGGCTCCGGTCGGAAATGGTGGGGACGATGATGTCCTTGGAACGCTCGGTCTCAACCCGAACAATCCGTACGGCCAGCGGCCGACACCGGCCCCAACCCGTCCAGCTTCGTCCGGTGGACTTTATCCGTTGCTTCCGACCGACAACAATCCGGGCAATCGCTACGGTGGCGGAAACAACGGCTATAAcggaggtggtggaggaaaCAACGGCTATAACGGAGGCTCTGGAGGAAACAGTTACAACGGAGGTGGTGGAGGTTAcggaggaggtggtggtggtggatctCGACCGGGACAATTCGATGGCGCCGGTGGAAACATCGTCGTGCCGACGCAGAAACCGCCCGCCTCGAGCGGAGGCTTCTTCGGCGGAATCCTGAGCGGTGTCCAGAATGCCGTCTCGAACGCGGTCAAGCAGCAGGTCGGAACGTACATCAACCAGCGACTCGGCATTGGACCGGCGGCCGGTGGTGCCGCGGGTGGAGCCGGTGGACTCGGTGGCCTGTTCGACGCACGCAACCTCATCGACAACAAGAAATTTGGTGGCCTGTTCTCGGAGAACAAACCGGCCGGTGGTGGCCAAGCTTCCGGTGGTACGCCCGTTGCCGGACCGGGCGGATATCCGGTGACCGTCGATCAGCGTACGTCGGCCTCGAACTACTACGCCCAGCCGCAACAATCGTACGGCCAGTACAACGCCGGCACCCGTACGACGGCACGCCCAGGCTA encodes:
- the LOC131291167 gene encoding uncharacterized protein LOC131291167, whose product is MELSRIKALYCGIIFQLLFTLALPLPYTKYGRTCSDIGCLSSQVCVMVHDSCSLGQREGNDCGRYPTCKKNTDPSVNAGPSAGASNVYNNGPRPSAPVGNGGDDDVLGTLGLNPNNPYGQRPTPAPTRPASSGGLYPLLPTDNNPGNRYGGGNNGYNGGGGGNNGYNGGSGGNSYNGGGGGYGGGGGGGSRPGQFDGAGGNIVVPTQKPPASSGGFFGGILSGVQNAVSNAVKQQVGTYINQRLGIGPAAGGAAGGAGGLGGLFDARNLIDNKKFGGLFSENKPAGGGQASGGTPVAGPGGYPVTVDQRTSASNYYAQPQQSYGQYNAGTRTTARPGYGWN